In one Campylobacter insulaenigrae NCTC 12927 genomic region, the following are encoded:
- a CDS encoding beta-1,4-N-acetylgalactosaminyltransferase yields the protein MQFNFLRNIERKLRTYFKHKSIPLNKIDLLIETNIVSSINNHSNEYFIQKNKDIYGGGHKGYFDFDIKSKDHKSPLNPWAFIRVKNEAITLRASLESMLPAIQRGIIAYNDCTDGSEEIILEFCKQYPSFIPKKYPYEVQMENPQSEDNKLHSYYNFALSFIPKGEWLIKIDTDHIYDAKKLYKSFYIPKKDYHIVCYSRIDFVFRDDKFYVCQDKDDNVLKAPSDHWLLKNKKIYFKEILRSWGYSYHHSNVIDKKQMRFYEELVAKHKIKYFTELNNYHFPYIKKYRNIPSNLKLILLDEFVEKNKIKLKDKIDFTMLEKDILYRIYENFILKE from the coding sequence ATGCAATTTAACTTTTTAAGAAATATAGAAAGAAAACTAAGAACTTATTTTAAACATAAATCCATACCCTTAAATAAAATAGATTTGTTAATAGAAACAAATATAGTATCTAGTATTAATAATCATTCAAATGAATATTTTATACAAAAAAATAAAGATATTTATGGGGGGGGGCATAAAGGATATTTTGATTTTGATATAAAATCAAAAGATCATAAATCCCCTTTAAATCCTTGGGCTTTTATAAGAGTAAAAAATGAAGCTATAACTTTAAGAGCTTCATTAGAAAGTATGTTACCTGCTATACAAAGAGGTATAATAGCTTATAATGATTGTACAGATGGTAGTGAAGAGATTATTTTAGAATTTTGTAAGCAGTATCCTTCATTTATTCCTAAAAAATATCCCTATGAAGTTCAAATGGAAAATCCACAAAGTGAAGATAATAAATTACATAGTTATTATAATTTTGCTCTTTCTTTTATACCTAAAGGAGAATGGCTTATCAAAATAGATACAGATCATATTTATGATGCTAAGAAGCTTTATAAGAGTTTTTATATACCTAAAAAAGATTATCATATAGTGTGTTATTCTAGGATAGATTTTGTATTTAGAGATGATAAATTTTATGTGTGTCAAGATAAAGATGATAATGTGTTAAAAGCACCTAGTGATCATTGGCTTTTAAAAAATAAAAAAATATATTTTAAAGAAATTTTAAGAAGTTGGGGGTATAGCTATCATCATAGCAATGTTATTGATAAAAAACAAATGAGATTCTATGAAGAATTAGTAGCAAAGCATAAAATTAAATATTTTACAGAATTAAATAATTATCATTTTCCATATATAAAAAAATATAGAAATATTCCTTCTAATCTAAAGCTTATTTTATTAGATGAATTTGTAGAAAAAAATAAAATAAAATTGAAAGATAAAATAGACTTTACTATGTTAGAGAAAGATATTTTATATAGAATTTATGAAAATTTTATTCTTAAAGAATAG
- a CDS encoding capsular polysaccharide synthesis protein → MKTFFNKFSTVQFYFYNNFTKSLSKLIPIKSLRRKLRNHISYKIEHPKVANYLTINYINPFLERKISHFIFEKKYHFKNDKIIWQFWYQGKDQASPLIQQCFKSIQKYMGGGNYTIIILDKNNLENYLDFPPFVKEKLINNFFGEKTITFFSDLLRVCLLSTYGGIWCDANIFLSDKIPQNLCEEDFFAFERAQNKPSKEELKRFIKSGYFSYGYFNWNDDFKVKLLNSFIIAKANNKNIQALKDMLLYYWHNEKNCNNFYYFTFQIIFELLKKHGYINKTYKNMSDIQCHLLQFYAKEKFDPCLWEEIKNQSFLHKLTHFKTIKKNSMIDAIIMQNKN, encoded by the coding sequence ATAAAGACTTTTTTTAATAAATTTTCAACTGTCCAATTCTATTTTTACAATAATTTCACAAAATCATTAAGTAAATTAATACCCATTAAATCATTAAGAAGAAAATTAAGAAACCATATAAGTTATAAAATAGAGCACCCAAAGGTAGCAAATTATCTTACTATTAATTATATCAACCCTTTTTTAGAAAGAAAAATTTCTCATTTTATTTTTGAGAAAAAATATCACTTTAAAAATGATAAAATCATTTGGCAATTTTGGTATCAAGGTAAAGATCAAGCTTCACCTCTTATACAACAATGTTTTAAATCTATACAAAAATATATGGGGGGGGGTAATTACACCATCATTATTTTAGATAAAAATAACCTAGAAAATTATCTTGATTTTCCACCCTTTGTAAAAGAAAAATTAATCAATAATTTTTTTGGAGAAAAAACCATCACTTTCTTTTCAGATCTTTTAAGAGTATGTTTACTTTCTACTTACGGAGGAATATGGTGTGATGCTAATATATTTTTAAGCGATAAAATCCCACAAAATTTATGCGAAGAAGATTTTTTTGCCTTTGAAAGGGCACAAAACAAGCCAAGCAAAGAAGAGTTAAAACGTTTTATTAAAAGTGGATATTTTTCTTATGGATATTTTAATTGGAATGATGATTTTAAAGTCAAACTACTAAATAGCTTTATCATAGCCAAAGCTAACAATAAAAATATTCAAGCCTTAAAAGATATGCTTTTGTACTATTGGCACAATGAAAAAAATTGCAACAATTTTTATTATTTTACTTTCCAAATCATTTTTGAACTTCTTAAAAAACATGGCTATATAAACAAAACATATAAGAATATGAGCGATATACAATGCCATTTATTACAATTTTATGCGAAAGAAAAATTTGATCCTTGCTTATGGGAAGAAATTAAAAATCAAAGTTTCTTACATAAACTTACACATTTTAAAACCATAAAGAAAAACTCCATGATAGATGCAATTATCATGCAAAATAAAAATTAA